The Enterobacter kobei genome has a segment encoding these proteins:
- a CDS encoding Mal regulon transcriptional regulator MalI, producing the protein MAVAKKITINDVALAAGVSVSTVSLVLSGKGRISPATGQRVNEAVEQLGFVRNRQASALRGGQSGVIGLIVRDLTSPFYAELTAGLTEALETQGRMVFLLHGGREADQLLSRLDMLLNQGVDGVIVAGASGVGSELCERAAEKGVPLVFASRASYLDEADTLRPDNMQAAQMLTEHLIRRGHQRIAWLGGKSSSLTRAERVGGYCATLIKYGLPFHSEWVVECESSQKKAAEAINALLRSNPTISAVICYNDVIAMGAWFGLIRAGRQSGEGGVETFFGHQVSLGAFADVGENALDDLPIVWATTPAREMGYTLADRIMQRIENTDVQAGHQIVAARLVTVK; encoded by the coding sequence ATGGCTGTAGCGAAAAAAATCACCATCAACGATGTCGCGCTGGCGGCGGGGGTCTCCGTCAGTACCGTTTCTCTGGTGCTGAGCGGAAAAGGGCGCATCTCGCCTGCCACCGGGCAGCGAGTTAACGAGGCGGTTGAACAATTAGGCTTTGTGCGTAACCGCCAGGCGTCGGCGCTGCGCGGTGGACAAAGCGGGGTGATTGGCCTGATTGTCCGGGATCTGACGTCTCCGTTTTATGCAGAATTGACCGCCGGGTTAACCGAAGCGCTTGAAACGCAGGGGCGGATGGTCTTTCTGCTGCACGGCGGACGCGAAGCCGATCAGCTCCTTTCCCGGCTGGATATGCTGCTCAACCAGGGCGTGGACGGGGTGATCGTCGCCGGGGCGTCGGGCGTGGGTAGCGAACTGTGCGAGCGTGCCGCCGAAAAAGGCGTGCCGCTGGTCTTTGCTTCGCGCGCCAGCTACCTGGACGAAGCGGATACGCTGCGCCCGGATAACATGCAGGCCGCGCAAATGTTGACCGAGCATCTTATTCGTCGCGGTCATCAGCGCATTGCCTGGCTGGGGGGTAAAAGTTCGTCCCTGACCCGCGCCGAACGGGTCGGCGGCTACTGCGCGACGTTGATCAAATACGGTCTGCCGTTCCACAGTGAATGGGTTGTTGAATGTGAGTCCAGCCAGAAGAAAGCGGCTGAAGCGATAAATGCGCTGTTGCGAAGCAACCCGACGATCAGCGCCGTGATTTGCTACAACGATGTGATTGCTATGGGGGCCTGGTTTGGCCTGATCCGCGCCGGGCGGCAGAGCGGTGAGGGCGGGGTGGAAACTTTCTTTGGCCATCAGGTCTCGCTGGGGGCGTTCGCCGACGTCGGTGAAAACGCGCTGGATGACCTGCCGATCGTCTGGGCCACCACCCCCGCGCGGGAGATGGGTTATACGCTGGCGGACAGAATCATGCAGCGCATCGAGAATACGGATGTCCAGGCCGGGCACCAGATTGTGGCGGCGCGCCTGGTCACCGTGAAATAG
- a CDS encoding DinI family protein produces MFVELVYDKRNVEGLEGAREIILAELTKRVHQIFPDAEVKVKPMQANGLNSDASKSDREKLNRMLEEMFEDSDMWLTSESPAVRQVGL; encoded by the coding sequence ATGTTTGTTGAACTGGTTTATGACAAGCGAAATGTTGAAGGGCTCGAAGGGGCCAGAGAAATCATACTGGCAGAGCTGACGAAGCGGGTGCATCAGATTTTCCCTGATGCCGAAGTGAAGGTGAAGCCGATGCAGGCAAACGGCCTGAATAGCGACGCCAGCAAAAGCGATCGGGAAAAACTGAACCGCATGCTGGAGGAGATGTTTGAAGATTCTGACATGTGGCTGACCTCTGAGTCTCCTGCTGTTCGCCAGGTTGGGCTTTAA
- a CDS encoding YdgA family protein, giving the protein MKKSVVAVGVIVALGVVWTGASWFTGKQLEGRLAEMVAQANGEIKRSAPEAGLELSYQNYQRGVFTSHMQLVVKPVAGNENGWLKPGQSVVLDEVVSHGPLPLAQLKSFNLIPSMASVHTVLVNNDVTKPLFDLAKNESPFDINTRISYSGDTSSDIALKALNYEKENEKVAFSGGNFKVDADRDGNVFSLTGEAESGLVNAVNEYNQKVQLTFNKLKADGNSRMTDFKERIGDQTLSVDKIAIAIEGKEMAVLEGMDVNGKSDVSKDGKSINTQLDYTLKSLKVQNQDLGTGKLSLKIGNIDGQAWHEFSQKYSKESQALLTNTALQQNPEAYQQQAMAVLFDNLPILLKGEPVVTVAPLSWKNSKGETNFNLSLFLKDPATATGEPQTLAQEVDRSVKSLDSKLTIPMDMATEFMTQIAKLEGYGDEDAGKLANQQVKGLAAMGQMFRITKVENNTISTSLQYTNGQVTLNGDKMPLEDFVGMFGMPTLGMPEPAEPAAPAEPAAPQQ; this is encoded by the coding sequence ATGAAAAAATCGGTCGTAGCGGTTGGAGTGATTGTAGCGTTAGGCGTGGTCTGGACGGGTGCCTCCTGGTTTACCGGGAAACAGCTGGAAGGCCGTCTGGCTGAGATGGTGGCACAGGCTAATGGAGAGATTAAGCGCAGCGCGCCGGAAGCAGGTCTGGAACTGAGCTATCAGAACTATCAGCGCGGCGTGTTCACCAGCCATATGCAGCTGGTGGTGAAGCCAGTGGCCGGTAATGAAAACGGCTGGCTGAAGCCAGGCCAGAGCGTGGTGCTGGATGAAGTGGTCAGCCACGGTCCGCTCCCGCTGGCACAGTTGAAATCGTTTAATCTGATACCGTCCATGGCATCAGTTCACACCGTGCTGGTGAATAACGACGTCACTAAACCGTTGTTTGATCTGGCAAAGAATGAATCCCCTTTCGACATTAACACCCGCATCAGCTACTCCGGTGATACCAGTTCCGATATTGCCCTAAAAGCGCTGAACTATGAGAAAGAGAATGAGAAAGTCGCCTTCAGCGGCGGCAATTTCAAAGTCGACGCGGATCGGGATGGCAATGTCTTCTCCCTGACGGGTGAAGCGGAAAGCGGCCTGGTCAACGCCGTAAACGAATACAACCAAAAAGTTCAGCTCACCTTCAATAAGCTGAAGGCCGACGGCAACAGCCGTATGACCGATTTTAAAGAGCGTATCGGCGATCAGACGCTCTCCGTTGATAAGATTGCTATCGCGATTGAAGGTAAAGAGATGGCTGTGCTGGAAGGCATGGACGTCAACGGCAAATCCGACGTTTCCAAAGACGGGAAAAGCATCAACACCCAGCTGGACTACACGCTGAAAAGCCTGAAGGTACAGAACCAGGATCTGGGCACCGGCAAACTCTCGCTGAAGATCGGCAATATCGACGGCCAGGCGTGGCATGAATTTAGCCAGAAATACAGCAAAGAGAGCCAGGCGTTGCTGACCAATACCGCTCTGCAACAGAACCCGGAAGCGTATCAGCAGCAGGCGATGGCGGTGCTGTTCGACAACCTGCCGATCCTGCTGAAAGGCGAGCCGGTGGTAACCGTTGCACCACTGAGCTGGAAAAACAGCAAAGGCGAAACCAACTTCAACCTGTCTCTGTTCCTGAAAGATCCGGCAACCGCAACGGGTGAACCGCAGACGCTGGCGCAGGAAGTGGATCGCAGCGTGAAGTCCCTCGACAGCAAGCTGACTATCCCGATGGATATGGCAACCGAGTTTATGACCCAGATTGCGAAGCTGGAAGGCTACGGCGACGAAGACGCCGGTAAACTGGCGAACCAGCAGGTGAAAGGCCTGGCGGCGATGGGCCAGATGTTCCGCATCACGAAGGTGGAAAACAATACCATCTCCACCAGCCTGCAGTACACCAACGGTCAGGTTACGCTCAACGGCGACAAAATGCCGCTGGAAGACTTCGTCGGCATGTTTGGTATGCCGACGCTGGGGATGCCGGAACCGGCTGAACCCGCAGCGCCAGCCGAACCGGCGGCACCGCAGCAGTAA
- a CDS encoding DUF6453 family protein: MPTGLLIELNDGGKRMEITAGLRCPSFGASFDSGYQKAKYADISGYVSGSQVLFIPHATAYLDSGLLHKMNSVTISGARVTQNSTMKDNSISERESTYTFPGSLWQIFPTGQRSGVGLLISDSTDFTSITNATQSGQCIWKGTVNVPTGGWAVPTIAGYDKSKYIVFGRCNSGNTIDFDGNTVRFFSPPSTNDDAPTTGTIDIVIFASGVTPQPGTGLNIFNAAGACTFSTTKRPFVYLNQLWSPSTSAVSIGSGYVPLGRFGLMIHMVNGMYVYRMFGIKIQNGSASVQGGKYLGREQYAIFGNNTITPLSLPVLPDMYV, encoded by the coding sequence ATGCCGACAGGGTTATTGATAGAGCTGAACGACGGTGGAAAACGAATGGAGATAACGGCGGGCCTGCGGTGCCCGTCATTTGGAGCAAGTTTTGACAGTGGCTATCAGAAAGCGAAGTACGCGGATATTTCCGGTTATGTATCCGGTTCGCAGGTGTTGTTTATCCCGCACGCGACGGCTTATCTTGATTCAGGTCTGCTTCATAAAATGAACTCGGTCACCATATCGGGAGCGCGAGTCACGCAGAACTCAACGATGAAAGACAACAGTATCAGCGAACGAGAAAGCACGTACACGTTTCCCGGAAGCCTCTGGCAGATATTTCCGACGGGCCAGCGTAGTGGTGTGGGCTTGCTCATAAGCGACAGCACAGACTTCACTTCAATAACTAATGCAACTCAATCAGGGCAGTGTATCTGGAAAGGTACTGTGAATGTTCCAACCGGGGGCTGGGCGGTTCCGACGATAGCAGGTTATGACAAGTCGAAATATATCGTTTTCGGACGCTGTAATAGCGGTAATACGATTGACTTCGACGGCAACACAGTAAGATTCTTCAGTCCTCCGTCAACTAATGATGACGCTCCGACAACCGGCACGATAGACATCGTTATCTTCGCCAGTGGTGTGACGCCGCAGCCGGGAACGGGGCTAAACATCTTCAATGCAGCCGGGGCCTGTACGTTTTCAACTACAAAGCGACCTTTCGTATACCTCAATCAACTCTGGTCACCTTCCACAAGTGCCGTGAGCATCGGCAGCGGCTATGTACCGCTGGGCAGATTTGGTCTGATGATTCATATGGTAAATGGCATGTACGTGTATCGGATGTTCGGAATAAAGATACAGAACGGTAGCGCTTCAGTTCAGGGCGGGAAATACCTTGGACGCGAGCAGTATGCCATATTCGGTAATAACACGATTACTCCGCTCAGCCTTCCCGTCTTGCCTGATATGTACGTCTGA
- a CDS encoding phage tail protein, translated as MEAITGAKGGSQKQHTPVEQPDSAQSMARCRMLLALGEGEFAGGLDATRIFLDGTPLGNSDGTMNFENVSWEFRPGTQTQTPIPGFPAVENETTVGVSLTKATPWTRALSNTQIDAVLVRIGIPGLQQQENDADIVGTTVKYHIDLAVDGGAFSTVMTRTVTEKLSSLYELTHRINLPKASTGWQIRVVRDTDDSTSQMLQNKTQVQAITEVIDARLRYPHTALLYVSFNAKSFNNIPKISCKPKGRIIRIPSNYDPLARSYSGAWDGTFKWGWTNNPAWIWFDVLTEPRFGLGRRVTADMLDKWELYRIAQRCDQKVPDGKGGSDTEPRFLFDVYIQSQADAWQVIKDIAAGFNGMTFWGNNMFNVVSDMPADTSKLQILTRASVVGKPVYSSGSEKTRFSSALINFSDPDNHYQDRTTAVMFPDLVKQFKFKQTQITAIGCTRESEAQRRGGWAVYSNSLDRIITLQTGLDGYVYVPGTVFAFADERLSGRVYGGRITGYNAGLKAVTTDRGTSAVAGDTLMIRTQGGTVESRVIQAVNGTQLVVATPFTAEPLPNAIFVIDAGQLRLQYFRVTNLRFDDEENTFTITGAEYNASKYDAVDNNARLDTPPISLIPTGLVNQPTNIAVASYDAVRQGQRVATLTASWDAPVDKNGKPQADVIAYRVQWKRGDNEWVNVPETGLRNIEVPGIFEGDYLVSVRAINSGGASSLWATSALTHLKGRAGDVPKPVGLKASEDVVFGINVTWGFPANTGDTLSTELQYSIAADGSNPMLLASVPYPQKLYQQMGLKAGQEFWYQARLVDRIGNQSGWTDWVRGQASIDVSDITDAILEDIKSSEVFKDLIEDAVASSEKLAELSDAIKKNADGLAAAVGSNKQTAEAIIGNALAIADVVVRQTAQQGANSAKFEQLREVIATETEARVTDVTRLEAKTAQNEAGITDVRQALATETEARASAVSQLTAATQAASDKADSAAAVGAQNTASITDLSQVVTDLDSSMASRLEELGAKTDKANGGIQNNAIALITSTLAQVNQRNLLSVQYGDNKASIERVDNVMADASKAVAESLRTLDSSTGGNTANVTDLSKTLADFTQVSATQINSLKVTVNGQSAAIIQNSQLSADINNNLNAMYSIKVAVDSNGNQYAAGMGIGVQNTPSGMQSQVLFVADRFAVMAQAGGTVTLPFVIQNGQTFIRDTFIQDGTISNAKIGSYIQSSTWDGTGNVGWHINKSGYATFNNVTVRGSIYATNGNFSFNGSGNTTVINGNGVTINIPGGGRIVLGTW; from the coding sequence ATGGAAGCGATCACTGGTGCAAAGGGTGGCAGCCAGAAGCAGCACACACCTGTAGAACAGCCTGATTCGGCGCAGTCAATGGCGCGCTGCCGCATGCTGCTGGCGCTCGGGGAGGGTGAGTTTGCTGGTGGCCTGGATGCGACCCGGATATTCCTGGACGGTACGCCGCTGGGAAACTCAGACGGAACGATGAACTTTGAAAACGTTTCCTGGGAATTTCGGCCAGGAACACAGACCCAGACGCCGATTCCGGGTTTCCCCGCAGTGGAGAACGAAACTACAGTCGGCGTATCGCTGACAAAAGCCACGCCCTGGACGCGCGCGCTGAGCAACACCCAGATTGACGCTGTGCTCGTTCGCATTGGTATTCCGGGTTTGCAGCAGCAGGAAAACGACGCGGATATTGTCGGCACTACCGTAAAGTACCATATCGATCTTGCTGTAGATGGTGGTGCGTTCTCTACGGTCATGACAAGAACCGTCACAGAGAAACTCAGTTCGCTCTATGAACTAACCCACCGTATTAATCTTCCCAAAGCCAGCACTGGCTGGCAAATTCGCGTGGTACGCGACACTGACGACAGCACCAGTCAGATGTTACAGAATAAAACGCAGGTACAGGCAATCACTGAGGTGATTGATGCTCGCCTGCGCTATCCCCATACGGCGCTGCTGTACGTGTCGTTCAACGCAAAGTCATTCAACAACATCCCGAAAATTTCCTGTAAGCCGAAGGGCCGAATCATCCGCATCCCTTCAAATTACGATCCATTAGCCCGGTCCTACAGCGGGGCCTGGGACGGAACGTTTAAGTGGGGCTGGACGAACAACCCTGCGTGGATCTGGTTCGATGTTCTGACCGAGCCGCGTTTTGGTCTGGGCCGCCGCGTCACTGCGGACATGCTGGACAAATGGGAGCTTTACCGCATTGCCCAGCGCTGCGATCAGAAGGTGCCTGACGGCAAAGGCGGCAGCGACACCGAGCCGCGCTTCCTGTTTGACGTTTACATCCAGTCACAGGCCGATGCCTGGCAGGTGATCAAGGATATTGCCGCAGGCTTTAACGGCATGACGTTCTGGGGCAACAACATGTTTAACGTTGTCTCTGACATGCCGGCGGACACGTCGAAGCTTCAGATACTGACGCGCGCCTCGGTAGTGGGTAAACCGGTCTACTCGAGCGGCAGTGAGAAAACCCGCTTTTCAAGCGCGCTGATCAACTTCAGCGACCCGGATAACCATTATCAGGACCGCACCACGGCGGTTATGTTTCCGGACCTGGTTAAACAATTCAAGTTTAAGCAGACGCAAATCACTGCGATCGGCTGTACCCGCGAGAGTGAGGCTCAGCGGCGCGGCGGGTGGGCTGTGTACTCCAACTCACTCGACCGGATTATCACGCTACAGACCGGGCTTGATGGCTATGTCTACGTGCCAGGTACCGTGTTTGCATTTGCCGACGAACGCCTTTCAGGGCGTGTTTATGGCGGGCGTATAACCGGATATAACGCCGGGTTGAAGGCTGTGACAACCGACAGGGGTACCAGCGCAGTTGCGGGCGATACGCTGATGATCCGCACGCAGGGCGGTACCGTTGAAAGCAGGGTGATCCAGGCCGTAAACGGCACGCAGCTGGTGGTGGCCACGCCTTTCACGGCAGAGCCGTTACCGAACGCCATATTCGTTATTGATGCCGGGCAGTTGCGCCTGCAATACTTCCGCGTTACGAACCTGAGATTTGATGATGAAGAAAACACCTTCACAATCACCGGGGCCGAATATAACGCATCAAAATATGATGCGGTCGATAACAATGCCCGCCTGGACACGCCGCCAATCAGTCTGATACCAACCGGCCTCGTAAACCAGCCGACCAACATCGCGGTAGCGAGCTATGACGCAGTGCGCCAGGGGCAGCGAGTGGCTACCCTGACGGCATCCTGGGATGCGCCGGTCGACAAGAACGGCAAACCGCAGGCGGATGTCATAGCCTATCGGGTGCAGTGGAAGCGCGGCGACAATGAGTGGGTTAACGTACCGGAGACCGGTCTTCGCAATATCGAAGTGCCTGGCATTTTCGAGGGTGATTATCTGGTCAGTGTACGCGCGATCAACTCCGGCGGTGCGTCGAGTCTCTGGGCAACTTCCGCGCTTACACACCTGAAGGGACGCGCGGGTGATGTACCCAAACCTGTCGGGCTTAAAGCCTCCGAAGACGTCGTATTCGGAATTAACGTCACCTGGGGATTCCCGGCGAATACCGGCGACACCCTGAGCACTGAGCTGCAATACAGCATTGCCGCTGACGGTTCGAATCCGATGCTTTTGGCATCTGTACCGTATCCGCAGAAACTTTATCAGCAGATGGGGCTGAAGGCAGGGCAGGAATTCTGGTACCAGGCACGGCTTGTTGACAGGATCGGGAATCAGAGCGGATGGACCGACTGGGTGCGAGGACAGGCCAGCATCGACGTTTCCGATATCACCGATGCAATCCTGGAGGACATCAAAAGTTCTGAAGTCTTCAAGGACCTAATTGAGGATGCAGTAGCCAGCAGCGAGAAACTGGCCGAACTTTCTGACGCGATTAAGAAGAACGCCGATGGTCTGGCTGCAGCAGTAGGTTCGAATAAGCAGACAGCAGAAGCAATCATTGGCAACGCCCTGGCTATTGCTGATGTTGTTGTGCGCCAGACTGCGCAGCAGGGGGCTAACTCTGCGAAATTCGAACAGCTCCGGGAGGTGATCGCCACTGAGACGGAAGCGCGCGTCACGGATGTTACTCGCCTTGAGGCAAAAACTGCGCAGAATGAAGCCGGAATTACTGATGTTCGCCAGGCTTTAGCAACGGAAACTGAAGCTCGCGCTTCTGCGGTAAGTCAATTGACGGCTGCCACTCAGGCCGCATCTGACAAAGCTGATTCAGCAGCTGCTGTAGGTGCTCAGAATACAGCATCAATCACTGACCTTAGCCAGGTTGTCACGGACCTCGATTCCTCAATGGCATCACGCCTTGAAGAGCTGGGAGCGAAAACGGACAAGGCCAACGGCGGAATTCAAAACAATGCTATTGCGCTGATCACCAGTACGCTCGCGCAGGTTAACCAGCGCAACCTACTGAGCGTCCAATATGGAGATAACAAAGCCAGTATTGAGCGAGTCGACAATGTGATGGCCGACGCCAGTAAAGCTGTCGCTGAGTCATTGCGCACCTTGGATTCCAGCACCGGTGGAAACACCGCGAATGTCACTGACTTGTCAAAGACGCTCGCTGACTTCACTCAGGTGTCTGCTACGCAAATCAACTCGCTGAAGGTCACGGTTAACGGTCAGTCTGCGGCTATTATCCAGAACAGCCAGTTATCAGCGGACATCAATAACAACCTGAATGCGATGTACAGCATCAAGGTCGCTGTTGATTCTAATGGTAATCAGTATGCAGCAGGGATGGGGATTGGTGTTCAGAATACGCCGTCCGGCATGCAATCACAGGTACTGTTTGTGGCTGACCGATTCGCTGTAATGGCGCAGGCTGGCGGTACAGTTACGCTGCCATTTGTGATCCAGAACGGGCAGACCTTCATCCGGGATACGTTCATCCAGGACGGTACCATCAGCAATGCCAAAATCGGCAGCTATATTCAGTCTTCAACCTGGGACGGAACCGGGAACGTTGGCTGGCACATCAACAAGTCGGGATATGCCACATTCAACAACGTGACGGTTCGTGGCTCCATTTATGCAACCAACGGTAATTTTTCATTTAACGGATCCGGTAATACCACAGTCATTAATGGCAACGGCGTCACCATCAATATTCCGGGCGGTGGCCGGATCGTACTTGGGACATGGTGA
- the manA gene encoding mannose-6-phosphate isomerase translates to MQKLINSVQNYAWGSKTALTDLYGIANPNNLPMAELWMGAHPKSSSKIEDASGQVRSLRDVIDADKAALLGDKVAHRFGELPFLFKVLCADQPLSIQVHPNKKASEIGFAKENAAGIPLDAAERNYKDPNHKPELVFALTPFLAMNAFREFSEIVSLLQPVAGANKAIAHFLENPNADALSQLFASLLNMQGEEKSHALAVLKATLDSQHGEPWETIRLISAFYPDDSGLFSPLLLNVVKLNPGEAMFLFAETPHAYLQGVALEVMANSDNVLRAGLTPKYIDIPELVANVKFVAKPAGELLTQPVKTGAELDFPIPVDDFAFSLHDLSPAETTIAQESAAILFCVEGEATLHKGEQRLVLKPGESAFVAANESLVNVSGTGRLARVFNKL, encoded by the coding sequence ATGCAAAAACTCATTAACTCAGTGCAAAACTACGCCTGGGGAAGTAAAACTGCGTTAACGGATCTCTACGGTATCGCGAACCCGAACAACCTGCCGATGGCAGAACTGTGGATGGGGGCACACCCGAAGAGCAGCTCAAAAATTGAAGACGCCAGCGGCCAGGTACGCAGCCTGCGTGACGTAATTGATGCCGATAAAGCCGCGCTGCTGGGTGACAAAGTCGCTCACCGCTTTGGCGAACTGCCGTTCCTGTTTAAGGTGCTGTGCGCCGACCAGCCGCTCTCCATCCAGGTTCACCCGAACAAGAAAGCCTCTGAAATTGGCTTTGCGAAAGAGAACGCGGCGGGTATCCCGTTAGACGCCGCCGAGCGTAACTACAAAGATCCGAATCACAAGCCGGAACTGGTCTTTGCGCTGACCCCGTTCCTGGCGATGAACGCATTCCGCGAATTTTCCGAGATCGTTTCCCTGCTGCAACCGGTCGCGGGTGCTAACAAGGCTATCGCCCACTTCCTTGAAAACCCGAATGCCGACGCGCTGAGCCAGCTGTTTGCCAGCCTGCTGAATATGCAGGGTGAAGAGAAATCTCACGCGCTGGCGGTGCTGAAAGCGACGCTGGACAGCCAGCACGGTGAACCGTGGGAAACCATCCGTCTGATTTCCGCGTTCTACCCGGACGACAGCGGCCTGTTCTCTCCCCTGCTGCTGAACGTGGTGAAACTGAACCCGGGCGAAGCGATGTTCCTGTTCGCGGAAACCCCGCACGCCTACCTGCAGGGCGTGGCGCTGGAGGTGATGGCCAACTCCGATAACGTGCTGCGCGCGGGCCTGACGCCGAAATATATCGATATTCCTGAGCTGGTTGCCAACGTGAAGTTTGTGGCAAAACCGGCAGGTGAGCTGCTCACCCAGCCTGTCAAAACAGGTGCAGAGCTGGACTTCCCGATCCCGGTGGACGATTTTGCCTTCTCCCTGCACGACCTTAGCCCGGCCGAAACCACCATTGCGCAGGAGAGTGCAGCAATCCTGTTCTGTGTCGAAGGCGAAGCCACGCTGCACAAAGGTGAACAGCGTCTGGTACTTAAGCCCGGTGAGTCAGCGTTCGTTGCAGCGAATGAGTCTCTGGTTAACGTAAGCGGTACCGGTCGTCTGGCGCGCGTTTTCAATAAGCTTTAA
- a CDS encoding tail fiber domain-containing protein gives MIYTTGTIAISGNTLTGTGTNFTAAGSLIRNGCTVIALTSPAQVFQITAIGGATSLTVTPAASPAIPAGTKYSILLSDSLSVDGLAQDIAETFTMYQRYMSGFADVMNGTTDVTITINGVAVTVPGQKSLAKKGANSDITSLSGLTTALSISQGGTGAKNAADARTNFGLGTAALKNYVSGTKDDVMLQGYGNLVVLSQYNPGLPLLQTGVYGESSPAGWKPTTAGSGFVSGYDSVRRQQYWISTQGGFYVRHIEDAAYNISATTYPWTQIQAVGTSDINFKKDITELDTEIALANIDAMEFVSFRYKDDDSEAVRRGVIAQQIEKIDPEYVHSAEGVGKMTLDLNPLLMDALAAIKALNAKVAELSKQVDELKQGGA, from the coding sequence ATGATTTATACCACTGGCACTATTGCCATCAGCGGAAATACCCTTACAGGTACGGGAACAAACTTCACTGCAGCTGGCTCGCTGATTCGTAACGGCTGTACCGTCATCGCACTGACCAGCCCCGCTCAGGTATTCCAGATCACTGCTATCGGCGGGGCAACAAGTCTCACAGTGACTCCTGCGGCAAGTCCTGCAATACCGGCGGGAACGAAGTATTCCATTTTGCTAAGCGACAGCCTGAGCGTGGATGGCCTGGCGCAGGACATTGCTGAAACCTTCACGATGTACCAGCGCTACATGAGCGGTTTCGCTGATGTGATGAACGGTACTACAGACGTCACTATCACGATTAACGGTGTGGCCGTTACCGTACCGGGCCAGAAATCACTGGCGAAGAAAGGGGCTAACAGCGATATAACCAGCCTAAGCGGCCTGACTACCGCACTCAGTATCAGCCAGGGCGGAACAGGTGCGAAAAATGCGGCAGACGCCCGCACAAACTTCGGGCTCGGAACCGCAGCACTCAAGAATTATGTAAGCGGCACGAAAGATGATGTGATGCTTCAGGGTTACGGCAATTTAGTAGTTTTATCGCAGTACAACCCGGGCCTACCGCTCTTGCAAACGGGAGTGTATGGAGAATCGTCGCCCGCCGGATGGAAACCAACTACTGCGGGCAGTGGATTCGTTTCGGGTTATGATAGTGTTCGCCGCCAGCAATATTGGATAAGCACTCAGGGAGGTTTCTACGTACGGCACATTGAGGACGCTGCCTATAATATTAGTGCGACCACTTACCCCTGGACGCAGATACAGGCCGTCGGCACATCAGACATCAACTTTAAAAAAGATATCACTGAACTTGATACGGAAATCGCGCTGGCAAACATCGATGCGATGGAGTTCGTATCGTTCAGGTATAAGGATGACGACAGTGAAGCAGTACGCCGTGGTGTAATCGCGCAGCAAATTGAAAAGATTGACCCGGAATACGTTCACAGCGCCGAGGGAGTGGGCAAAATGACCCTTGACCTTAACCCATTGCTTATGGATGCCCTTGCAGCCATAAAGGCACTTAACGCAAAGGTAGCAGAACTTAGTAAACAGGTTGATGAGCTAAAACAGGGTGGAGCTTGA